The nucleotide sequence CAGGACTCTCTTTCAAGACATCATGGGTCCGCCTCTTAAAGTCAGATTTTcactgagcacagagaaaatgtacaCTTTGATCAGTAAATATATCGTCAAACTCTCCACATGGGCTATACAGTGAAGCTTAAagattcaaacattttattcGAGGGATGATTTGATCAGTATTTAAATTAGATAAGCGTCTCCATTAGTTTCTAACAGTGACCGTGTGACAGGgtcctcagcctcctctcagACGGAGACACAAGTCGATGGTGCTCAGCGCCTGGACGTTGTAGTCAGACAGGTAACCTCCACTCATCTCCCGGCCTTGGAAAACGAGCCTCTGCTGGCTCACCTGCACCCCCTCTCTGCACTGGACCTTGCTCTTGAAGTTACTGACTGTCTCGTCAGGTTTGATGTCGTAGGTGTTTAACTGCCCCTTTTCGTTCCTCAGGAACACCTGGATGGTCGCCGGCTGGGTCGGCTCGGTCACCAGCAGGGACACCCTGGATCCAGACTGAACGCCGTAGTAGGTGATGGGCTGTGAATCGTTGCTGAGATCCGTCCTCTGACCGTTGACAAAAACCAGCTTCTGTCTCTGAGGGGGGACTCCCAGCTTCTCGTGGATGATTTTTTTCAGATCTCCAACTGTCGCCTGTGCGTGAACCCTCACTGTCCGGGTCTCACTCAGCATAGTGATGATTATATCCATGTTGAAAGTGGTCTGAAAGacaattcaaaacatttttagatttagTCTACTGTAGAAAAACTCGCAGAATACAGTGTATCGCACCACACTGTTGTTTAAGAGAGTTTCTTACCTTTTTGacactaaacaacaacaaacttcTCCGGAAATTTTAAGTCTTCAAACGGCGAAAGGCAAACAGACGatgctctgcagcagctgtgttttagGTCTGAGCTCAGTGCAGTTTATATACAGCTGCTGTCTCAGCTGATCGACTCCCTCCCACTCACGTAAGATTCGTTTTCCCTCCGCTGCCTTCATAACTTTCGGTTTCCTCTCGAACATGACTCTGCTGTAATGCAGGCTTGTAATGTTTTGATAATGGCAAACCCCGCGGCAGGTTTATGAATTTATTAGCTaatgatacaaacaaacagggaaacagaaaatgaaaaggtcAAACAAGGGCTGTGTAGTTCGAGTAAGGAAAGAATGAACGGTTTGAACACTGGGCCGTCAAAGAAACGCTCCCCCAACATTACACGCACAGAGGTAACTATTTCATCAGATGAACTGCGACTGTGTATCCTTCAAAAAACGTTATGGTAacaatacagacacacacacacagaacagattaaggatttctttttttattagttaaaaaaacaagacacatgaaaataataatggaaatcacaaatcaaaacaattGCACTGAATAGCCTGACCACAGCCTCTGCCCTGGCACACTGTTCACTCCCCATTTTTATGAACTGGTAGtgaaactaaacaaaaacatttaaccaCAGGTGttaagtgaaactgaaaaatgaacataaatgacctgcagcttttttatttttcctgtacTGTCTGACAAAGCTTCCTGACAGATCAGCAGTGAAGTGACCAAGTCTTGTCCTCAGCCAACAGATCTGACACATACTTTCTTCTAAGACACATCCAGTCTGTAAATAAAAGCACTGGTAAGAAATTCAGAGGACAAATTCATAAATATCAGAGCTCTGAGTGTTTCAGTATGGCagccctctcctccctctttggTAAAGGAATATTTcctgtggtaaaaaaaaaatcttagttAAGAATCCTCACAGTTACAGAAACAGGTGTGAACAATAAATCACTAAATCAGCGATATTGTTATATTCAGGCTTTTTTCTCACCTGGTGGTGCCACAAAATATTCTTCCACTGTGTTTTTAGAGAGCTGAAGCAGTTTTTCAGCACAGTCTCCTTCTTTCACTGCATCGTCCCTCAGGTATAGAGCCCTGAATGTGCATGGATAAAACATAACCAAGTTCATACAATACATGACACAAAAGTTTCAAACTGAGCTGTGGTTGTTGCTCATTTCttttgccattttgttttaactgtgATGAGAAGGTGCACGTGCAAATAAGCTTTTTGCACATGGGCCCTCCATGACCGTCTGTACCGTACCTGTCCTCTAGAACTGAATCCATTGGTTCAACGCTGGACGTGTCAACAACGTGAAGCTGATCTGCAAATCGTATGGCTTTCTCCAAACAGTCCAGTCCCTGTTTGGTTCGGAAATCAACCAAGGCCAGTCGCTCCAGTTTGTCCACCAGGTCTGCAGGGATTTCTGAAGGCTGTAAAATCAAAGAGGCATTGgtaataaatgtatgtgtgacAGTTTCATTCCactgtgaaaaggcctttaaCTGTAGATAACTATTGAACTACTATTAAACCACtgaatccatccattatctataccgcttatccgttaagggtcgcgggggggCCAGAGCCTAGGTGGAGtcgagaggcagggtacaccctgtacggatcgccagtccattgcagggccaacatatacagacaaacgaccactcacactcacattcacacctacagccaatttagagttatcaattaacctaacgcgcatgtctttggacagtgggaggaagccggagtacccaaagagaacccacgcaggcacagggagaacatgcaaactccacacagaaaagccccaggctcaaACCAGGGCttgaacccggaaccttcttgctgtgaggcaacagttaAACCAATGAATAAAATCACTAAATTGATGTCATTACTCATGCTCCCACCATGTTTGACCTTTGGCCCTTGGTGTTTTGCGGtttcattaaattttttttagttttgttgacAGCACTGTGTATGCTTTTTGTCTTAGTGTCCTTAAAAATGTGGAACTTTAAAAAATTACAGGCTTTTTAGTGAGACATTTTCCCTTTGTGTTACTAATCCTTTGCCACAGCTCAATAACAAAATGAGGTCGGTAACTGGCAGATATCCACTTGATCTGTAtaactcagactgctgaggcATCATATTAGCTACAGATAAACCGCTGAATACATCTTTCCACCATCACATTCACCCAGTCATGAGGATATTACCGGGGGCAGTTGGTCCTCTGGCACTGGTTCCCATGTTGGAACCTCGGGTACCTGTAGCAGAGACAACCAGGTAACAACACAGACAAGCTAATGTGCTGCACTGGCTGCTGAATAAACCAACTCAGTGACCTTCAATTTACCTTTGGGTTGTGAAGTTGAGAGCTGAACAGACGTGATACATTAGTGCTGCGGCtctgcagacagctgctgtttcttctgTTGAAGTTTACCACGTTTGGTACCGAGTGTCCATCGTTTCTTAACAGGTTAAATGGAGCCCGGATGATTTTCAGTGACACAACACGGCATGTGCGCGTAGCAGTGAAGctaaacactgacattttcagcaCAATTAGCCAGCCTCCTATGTCCGAAACGTAGATAGAGGAGCGTCACATTTTCTTAGTCTTTACTAACTTACCAGGAAGGTCACCACTGGGCTCTGAACTAGCTTAACATGGCTGTAGCTAACGTCCTGCGGTAGCTAACCCAGAGGAAACAAGGGGCTTAACTTCCGCGTACTTCCTTCTTCGCTTACGTTCAGAGCAGGCAACCGACTTATTCGTTTTAGTTGGAATACACTGAAGGTGTCTTAAATATGGGGCAACATTGCTCTGTTAAATATTTGATAGCAAAATTTCGTGAAGCAAAACATATATGAAACATTGGTAGCATTAGGGTATGAAGAGGGGCGTAAATGTGTCGGTTGTTGCTGTTAGCGCAGGCGCACTACTGTAATAAGTGATATCGGTTCTTGTACAAATTAGTTTAAGTAGTTTACAAGTCGTGGCACCTCTTCAacattataaataaaatcaccTTTACAAAGTGTCAATGTACAAAGATATCACCAATGTTAATAGTTCACTCTTCTGAGCGCCCGGAtagctcagtcggtagagcatCAGACTTTTAATCTGAGGGTCCAGGGTTCAAGTCCCTGTTCGGGCGATAACATTTTTTGCCCCTAATCGAGATTCATATTAAAGTACCGAGGCTCTAAACTTCATACCAACATTTGCATGTTAATATGGTTACAATAACAGTGCacatatatttgtgtttaaCATATCTAATGGCTACAAACTAAAGCACCTTTAGCGTGCTAAGATCTGCTGTTTGGGACTAAACAAAAAGTTCATCCGGTTGATGGGAATGTTATTAGTTTTAGAGGTATTTTGTCAGAGCGTCaacaaagttatttttatttatattatttaatctTCAAGTTCTCCGTCAAGCTGAAGgagttgttgagacatttcactccaAATCCCAGATGTGAATCCTCAGAACCAAAGTCAGAATGCTAAAAGGACcacaaatgtctgtacaaaattcaCAAATTTAGAGAATTTCAAAGCAATACATTCAGTAATTGTCATGGGATATTAAGGCTACTACACCTTGACCAAAGTAGTGACCCAATCAACTGACAACCTtgtaaaaatatgtgtgtgtgtgataaaacTATACTTTGCACTATTATAAAATAGTTTGCATTGAGTGGTAAAACTAGTGCATGTACTGATCTCTTGATGTTTATCAACCCGCTACCTTGATGACATGTTTCTGACACTCTCAACTCAGTTTGAACAAATTCAGTGAAATACACATTACAAGATGTTTTggaaaaataatgataattccatttttatttttattataagaACATATAccatttaatatatatatatatgtactgtatatatatatattttaggaACTCTTGGTATAGAATTTGATTGTTTTACAATACACATGTAGAACTggccacaaaataaaaataatagctttacaaacaaagcagcatttgaatgagaaaatgaaagaataaataaataaataaataaataaatactctgGCAAATAAATGTTACAGTGACTTAAAATAGGTTTTTCTGACAGCAGTTAGCGTTCACAAAGAAACACCAATATTAAATGCAATTTACCTTAATTACCACATTCATGAAACAACACTTGAAGAACAACTGAGTGAAGTTTTAGGCAGTTAATGATAAGCATGAATGTTGGTAAATGAGACCAACGTTAGTATTAATTTAAGGGTTTAAATGATCAAAATCCGCAAATctgcaaaaacattaaaacagtttcattCCTGGCATCAGTTCACTTGCAGTTCATTTAGAAAACCTGTTATACTTTACCTTTCATTTTCACCTCTTACATTAAAGAATCTTATTAACGTGTCAGACAACAACACTTTTCATTAGGTCTCTGTGATTAAATATTATCACTGCCTTGTCTGAACTTCCCTATTCATAGTCATATCCAAGCTGAAATTAAGATTTGATTCAACAAATGGGCGCCAGACAATAcaagacaattaaaaaaaaaaaaaaaaaaaaatcaaggtgaGTAAACCGCACAATTTACAAAACATACAATGGTTCACTGGATAAAATAACTTGTGTAGACTACTATCAAATCAGGCTTGTTTCTTTATATAAATCTTTGCTCAGACATCCATAAGTCACTTAGATAGCAGGTTATGATTCAACAAGTGTTAACATAATATAATCCTCataatttaaacacatttttctctcagtaCAGTACAattcacaaacaaataaagacatACTATTTGGCAGACAAGGCAGTTCAAGAACATTGAAAACACTGTTGGATGCTAAATCACTGGCAATGGTGCTAACAGCTAAATTATTCTTGACGTCGTGGGTTAAACATAACTGGAGTTTGGGTCATCAGTGGAAATTAATTTGGTTTTGGGGTGTTtactaaaataaaattaaaagtctGCTTACATTCTTTCCTTCATTAAGGGGCTGGAATATGGGGACAACTTCCTGAT is from Lates calcarifer isolate ASB-BC8 linkage group LG13, TLL_Latcal_v3, whole genome shotgun sequence and encodes:
- the LOC127138921 gene encoding polyubiquitin codes for the protein MDIIITMLSETRTVRVHAQATVGDLKKIIHEKLGVPPQRQKLVFVNGQRTDLSNDSQPITYYGVQSGSRVSLLVTEPTQPATIQVFLRNEKGQLNTYDIKPDETVSNFKSKVQCREGVQVSQQRLVFQGREMSGGYLSDYNVQALSTIDLCLRLRGG
- the gatc gene encoding glutamyl-tRNA(Gln) amidotransferase subunit C, mitochondrial, encoding MSVFSFTATRTCRVVSLKIIRAPFNLLRNDGHSVPNVVNFNRRNSSCLQSRSTNVSRLFSSQLHNPKVPEVPTWEPVPEDQLPPPSEIPADLVDKLERLALVDFRTKQGLDCLEKAIRFADQLHVVDTSSVEPMDSVLEDRALYLRDDAVKEGDCAEKLLQLSKNTVEEYFVAPPGNIPLPKREERAAILKHSEL